A single region of the Syntrophotaleaceae bacterium genome encodes:
- a CDS encoding PAS domain S-box protein: MGPEVEVSDPNRTIRIKAFRVAGIYALFGFIWILFSDQIILLFATNPDELAHLQTWKGWLFILVTAILLFFLVRLALKAQQKVEQILRQSEERLSATLASIGDGVISTDAAGRIVSLNRVAEVLTGWSSREAVGLPIEKVFSIVDFQTRSPLASPVERALQEDGTVDLGERTLLVARSGREVHIHDSCAPIRDVSGAAIGTVLVFRDCTREFLHHLQLQEERERLASVVWGTGVGTWEWDVTTGETIFNERWAEMAGYTLDEISPVSFNTFEKLLHPDDRIRVDEALQRHFRGETDYYECEFRMRHKGGRWIWVLDRGKVTVWTEDGQPRRMAGTHLEITDRKRAEEVLRRSEERIKSIFRVAPIGIGVVVDRVLLEVNQRICEMTGYQMEELVGRSARMLYPTSEDFERVGSDKYSQIKARGTGMVETRWQMKDGSIREILLSSTPLNPADLSQGVTFTALDITDKKRAEEALRESERKLSSLIGNLPGMAYRSKNGPDWAMEFLSGSEALTGYGPEELKENYAAIIHPEDRNLVWQEVQAALKKKVAFQVEYRIVTRGGEVHWVWEQGAGVFSEAGEVEALEGIIIDINDRKVAEKGLIESESRYRSLFQNNHAVMLIIDPDTGAVVDCNPAAEAWYGWTREEFCRKNIQHINSHSEKELQAEISRTQSLVAGYFVFQHRRADGSLRDVEVFSGPVKVAGRQLLYSIVHDITEKKKFEEALEKRILALTRPLEDATDLTLEELFDLRNLQRLQDDFSLATGVASVIVTPDGLPVTRPSNFRRFCQDIACQSEKSQEQCYRSRGLLGQAGQQGPTIAKCFTANLWNAGAPLLVGGYHIATWVVGQVNDGEVDEDQLRVNACKMEVDKESVVEAFREIPVIPFRQFEQIAQTLFTLANQLSYSAYQNVQQARFITEQKQDRERIAFLAHHDQLTGLANRALFAERFEHAARHGLRTGTGMALCVLDLDGFKAINDSHGHPMGDQLLCEVANRLKTAVRASDTVGRIGGDEFVILFSNLKESGSVTTLMQKILLCFEQPFLLEGTLHAVTASMGIAMFPEDGQNFSTLFEHADSAMYFAKESGRNNVQFYREEINRRLQHRLSIEKDLRQALLEDQLELYFQPIIQLPEKRIAGMEALVRWRHPQKGMIPPGQFIPIAEESNLIVSLGQWVLYSACRSMAELRKMGLPVLPVSVNVSARQLFEKDFAPLVEKILADFSLPSEKLELEVTENIFLEDSTTVEMTMNRLKDLGVGLVLDDFGTGYSSLSILKRFRIDKLKIDRSFMEHACHNQQDASLVVTIIQMARNLGIQAVAEGVETGQQLNFLIEQGCELAQGFLFSKPLPFPDLREKFSLNGTIFEEYGHQGLE, translated from the coding sequence ATGGGGCCAGAGGTTGAAGTTTCTGATCCTAACCGCACAATAAGAATAAAAGCCTTCAGGGTTGCTGGTATTTATGCCCTTTTCGGCTTCATCTGGATCCTCTTTTCCGATCAGATCATCCTTCTTTTTGCCACAAACCCCGATGAGCTGGCCCATCTGCAGACCTGGAAGGGATGGCTTTTCATACTCGTTACGGCCATCCTCCTTTTTTTCCTGGTCCGGCTTGCATTGAAAGCCCAGCAGAAGGTCGAACAAATCCTGCGGCAGAGCGAAGAGCGGCTTTCAGCGACCCTCGCTTCCATCGGAGACGGTGTCATCAGTACCGATGCCGCCGGGCGTATCGTCAGCCTCAACCGGGTTGCCGAGGTCCTGACCGGCTGGAGCAGCCGGGAGGCGGTAGGTCTCCCCATTGAAAAGGTTTTCAGCATCGTTGATTTCCAGACACGCTCCCCCTTGGCCAGCCCTGTTGAGCGGGCCCTGCAAGAAGACGGCACCGTCGATCTGGGTGAACGGACCTTGCTTGTCGCGCGAAGCGGCAGGGAGGTTCACATTCACGACAGCTGCGCTCCAATTCGGGATGTCTCCGGTGCGGCCATCGGCACTGTTCTGGTTTTTCGCGACTGCACCAGGGAGTTTTTGCATCATCTGCAACTCCAGGAAGAACGGGAACGCCTGGCCAGTGTCGTTTGGGGGACCGGGGTCGGCACCTGGGAATGGGACGTGACTACCGGCGAAACAATCTTCAACGAGCGTTGGGCCGAGATGGCCGGATATACCCTGGACGAAATTTCCCCTGTCAGTTTTAATACTTTCGAAAAATTGCTCCATCCCGACGATCGCATTCGAGTCGACGAGGCCCTGCAACGTCACTTCCGCGGAGAGACCGATTATTATGAATGTGAATTCCGCATGCGGCACAAGGGCGGCCGATGGATCTGGGTGCTGGATCGCGGGAAGGTGACGGTTTGGACCGAAGACGGCCAGCCCCGGCGGATGGCCGGAACTCATCTCGAGATCACCGATCGCAAGCGGGCTGAAGAGGTTCTTCGCAGGAGCGAAGAGCGGATCAAGAGCATTTTCAGGGTGGCTCCGATAGGAATCGGAGTCGTGGTTGACAGGGTTCTGCTTGAGGTCAACCAGCGGATCTGCGAAATGACCGGGTATCAAATGGAAGAACTGGTCGGCAGGTCCGCGCGGATGTTGTATCCGACCAGCGAGGATTTTGAAAGGGTGGGCAGTGATAAATATTCCCAGATCAAAGCACGGGGGACCGGGATGGTGGAAACCCGCTGGCAAATGAAGGATGGAAGCATTCGGGAGATCCTGCTGAGCTCGACTCCTTTGAACCCGGCCGATCTTTCACAAGGTGTTACTTTTACCGCCCTCGACATTACCGACAAGAAGCGGGCCGAAGAGGCTTTGCGGGAGAGTGAGCGAAAACTCTCCAGTCTCATAGGAAACCTGCCCGGCATGGCTTACCGTTCCAAAAACGGACCCGACTGGGCCATGGAATTTCTCAGCGGCAGCGAGGCTCTGACCGGCTATGGCCCCGAAGAGCTCAAAGAGAATTACGCCGCAATCATTCATCCCGAAGACAGAAACCTGGTCTGGCAGGAGGTGCAGGCGGCGCTGAAGAAGAAAGTTGCCTTCCAGGTGGAATACCGGATAGTGACCAGGGGCGGGGAGGTGCACTGGGTCTGGGAGCAGGGGGCCGGAGTTTTTTCCGAGGCGGGGGAGGTTGAGGCGCTGGAAGGCATCATCATCGACATCAATGACCGCAAGGTGGCTGAAAAAGGTTTGATCGAAAGCGAGTCCCGTTATCGCAGTCTTTTTCAGAACAATCATGCGGTCATGCTGATCATCGATCCGGATACAGGGGCGGTGGTCGATTGCAATCCGGCTGCGGAGGCCTGGTACGGTTGGACTCGGGAAGAATTCTGCCGAAAAAACATCCAGCACATCAATTCCCATAGCGAAAAGGAATTGCAGGCGGAGATCTCGCGGACGCAAAGCCTGGTAGCCGGGTATTTCGTTTTCCAGCACAGGAGGGCCGACGGTTCGCTCCGGGACGTTGAGGTTTTCAGCGGCCCTGTCAAGGTGGCCGGGAGGCAACTGCTCTACTCCATCGTTCACGACATAACGGAGAAGAAAAAGTTCGAGGAAGCCCTGGAAAAGCGGATCCTGGCTCTGACCCGACCCCTGGAGGACGCCACCGACCTCACCCTCGAAGAACTCTTTGATCTCCGGAATTTGCAGCGCCTGCAGGACGATTTTTCTCTCGCTACGGGGGTCGCTTCGGTCATCGTCACCCCGGATGGTCTGCCTGTCACCCGGCCGAGCAATTTTCGCCGGTTCTGCCAGGATATCGCCTGCCAGTCGGAAAAGTCCCAGGAGCAATGTTACCGGTCCAGAGGTTTACTGGGTCAGGCCGGTCAGCAGGGGCCTACCATTGCGAAGTGTTTTACGGCGAACCTCTGGAATGCCGGAGCTCCCCTTCTTGTCGGCGGCTACCACATCGCCACCTGGGTCGTTGGCCAGGTCAACGACGGAGAAGTCGATGAGGACCAACTGCGGGTTAATGCCTGCAAGATGGAGGTGGATAAGGAATCCGTGGTCGAGGCTTTCCGGGAAATCCCGGTGATACCCTTCCGCCAGTTCGAACAGATCGCCCAAACCCTGTTTACGCTGGCCAACCAGTTATCCTATTCCGCCTATCAGAATGTTCAGCAGGCCCGTTTCATCACAGAGCAGAAGCAGGATCGGGAAAGAATCGCTTTCCTGGCCCATCATGATCAGTTGACCGGGCTGGCCAATCGAGCCCTGTTTGCCGAACGGTTTGAACACGCAGCCAGGCATGGCTTGAGGACCGGGACCGGGATGGCTCTATGCGTACTCGATCTGGATGGTTTTAAGGCCATCAACGACAGCCACGGGCATCCCATGGGTGATCAACTGCTGTGTGAAGTGGCCAATCGCCTGAAGACAGCTGTTCGAGCCAGCGACACGGTCGGCCGGATCGGCGGCGATGAATTTGTCATCCTTTTTTCGAACCTGAAGGAAAGCGGGTCGGTCACTACTCTGATGCAGAAAATCCTGCTCTGCTTCGAGCAGCCATTCCTGCTCGAAGGCACCCTCCACGCCGTCACCGCAAGTATGGGCATCGCAATGTTCCCCGAGGATGGCCAGAATTTTTCCACTCTGTTCGAACATGCTGATTCCGCAATGTATTTTGCCAAGGAGTCCGGCCGCAACAATGTCCAGTTCTATCGAGAGGAGATCAATCGACGCCTGCAGCACCGTTTATCCATAGAAAAAGATTTGCGCCAGGCGTTGCTCGAGGACCAGCTTGAGTTGTATTTTCAACCGATCATTCAGCTCCCCGAGAAGCGCATTGCCGGCATGGAAGCCCTGGTGCGTTGGCGGCATCCGCAAAAGGGGATGATCCCGCCCGGGCAATTCATCCCCATAGCCGAGGAATCCAATCTGATTGTGTCCCTCGGTCAGTGGGTTCTCTATTCCGCCTGCCGGAGCATGGCGGAATTGCGCAAAATGGGACTTCCGGTTCTTCCCGTCTCCGTCAACGTCTCCGCCCGTCAGCTGTTCGAAAAGGATTTTGCCCCTCTGGTCGAAAAAATCCTGGCCGATTTTTCCCTTCCATCGGAAAAGCTGGAACTGGAAGTGACGGAAAACATTTTTCTTGAAGATTCAACCACTGTCGAGATGACCATGAACCGGCTCAAGGATTTAGGAGTCGGTCTCGTTCTGGATGATTTCGGTACCGGGTATTCAAGCCTCAGCATCCTCAAACGTTTCCGCATCGATAAACTGAAGATCGATCGGTCCTTCATGGAACATGCCTGTCATAACCAGCAGGATGCCAGCCTGGTAGTCACCATCATTCAAATGGCGAGAAATCTGGGTATTCAGGCTGTTGCGGAAGGAGTGGAGACCGGCCAGCAGCTGAATTTTCTGATAGAGCAGGGGTGCGAACTGGCCCAGGGGTTTCTCTTCAGCAAGCCTTTGCCTTTTCCCGACCTTCGGGAAAAGTTTTCCCTAAACGGGACCATTTTTGAAGAGTATGGCCATCAGGGATTGGAATAA
- a CDS encoding molybdate ABC transporter substrate-binding protein, which yields MKSFRRLLVFVAILVLSIPLSVSAESLQLYAAGSLKAALGDVVAAFEKGHQTEVSTKFAPSGLLRKEIEGGAKVDVFASADMGHPQKLADAGWGQPVVLFTRNQLCALAQPDVKVTSENLLDTLLDKKIKVGTSTPKADPSGDYAWELFEKADKIKQSSFKTLSEKALQLTGGPESAKAPEGRNQYGWVMSEKKADVFLTYCTNAVLAKKDVSELNIVPVPENLSVGADYGLLVRNGAPEEAYRLAMFILSPEGQTILKEYGFQASAIPVEK from the coding sequence ATGAAAAGCTTTCGCAGACTTTTGGTATTTGTCGCAATCCTGGTCCTGTCGATACCGTTGTCGGTTTCGGCCGAATCGCTGCAGCTGTATGCTGCCGGGAGCCTGAAGGCAGCCCTGGGTGATGTCGTTGCAGCCTTTGAAAAGGGCCACCAGACGGAAGTCAGCACGAAATTCGCCCCCAGCGGCCTTCTGCGGAAAGAGATAGAAGGAGGGGCAAAGGTCGATGTTTTTGCCAGTGCCGACATGGGACATCCGCAAAAACTGGCAGATGCCGGGTGGGGTCAGCCGGTTGTGCTGTTCACCCGCAATCAGCTCTGCGCCCTGGCACAACCCGATGTGAAGGTCACCAGCGAAAATCTTCTCGACACTCTGCTCGACAAGAAAATCAAGGTGGGAACGTCGACCCCCAAGGCGGATCCGAGCGGCGATTACGCCTGGGAGCTCTTCGAAAAAGCCGACAAGATTAAACAGAGCAGCTTCAAAACCCTTTCGGAAAAAGCTCTGCAATTGACCGGTGGGCCGGAAAGCGCCAAGGCCCCTGAAGGTCGCAACCAGTACGGCTGGGTGATGAGTGAAAAGAAAGCGGACGTTTTCCTGACTTATTGCACCAATGCTGTTCTGGCGAAAAAAGATGTTTCCGAACTCAACATCGTTCCGGTGCCGGAAAATCTCTCTGTCGGCGCCGATTACGGCCTTCTGGTTCGTAATGGGGCTCCCGAGGAGGCCTACCGGCTCGCCATGTTCATTCTGTCGCCCGAAGGTCAGACCATCCTCAAGGAGTACGGATTTCAGGCCAGCGCCATTCCCGTAGAAAAATAA
- a CDS encoding ATP-binding cassette domain-containing protein, translating to MTDDKKIIVNNLFFGYRGRTVLQDVSVEFAENRITALTGPSGVGKSTFLMTLNRLWENIPQAEMRGRVEIELGGEVRDIYAGGLPVTELRKKVAMVFQAPNPLPMSISRNVAFPLKLAGERDRRSIADKIEQILQMANLWDEVKDRLNDDARTLSGGQQQRLCIARALVLEPEVLLLDEPTSSLDQASTAAIEELLTRLKERLTILVVSHYLEQVTRISDTIVKFVGNTIEA from the coding sequence ATGACTGATGACAAGAAGATAATCGTAAACAATCTGTTTTTTGGCTATCGGGGCCGAACCGTTCTGCAGGATGTTTCCGTCGAATTCGCCGAAAACAGGATTACCGCCCTGACCGGACCTTCCGGAGTGGGCAAGTCCACTTTTCTCATGACCCTCAATCGTCTTTGGGAAAATATTCCGCAGGCCGAGATGAGGGGCAGGGTGGAGATTGAGCTCGGCGGAGAGGTTCGGGACATCTATGCCGGGGGCCTGCCTGTGACCGAGTTGAGAAAAAAAGTGGCGATGGTATTTCAGGCGCCCAATCCCCTTCCCATGAGCATCAGCAGAAATGTCGCTTTTCCTCTCAAGCTTGCCGGTGAGAGGGACCGCAGAAGCATCGCAGACAAGATCGAGCAGATTCTGCAAATGGCGAATTTGTGGGATGAAGTGAAGGATCGCCTGAACGATGACGCCCGTACCCTGTCCGGAGGCCAGCAGCAGAGGCTCTGCATCGCGCGGGCGCTGGTCCTGGAGCCGGAAGTGCTCCTCCTGGACGAGCCGACCTCCTCTCTGGACCAGGCCTCCACCGCCGCCATCGAAGAGTTGCTGACACGGCTCAAGGAACGCCTCACCATTCTTGTCGTCTCACACTATCTGGAACAGGTCACCCGAATCTCCGACACCATTGTCAAATTCGTTGGCAATACCATTGAGGCATGA
- the pstA gene encoding phosphate ABC transporter permease PstA: MKLRGFESLVIIFSWMAGLTLLASVALFLGYLFAKGFHSVDLSLIFGETSPLRAILLRERVFDGIFPAIAGTLALVILSVIWAIPVGIAAGIYLAEYAGARAKKVLDAFFDVLSGIPSIVVGLFGFAFAVFLHRHFSDRFGPCLLISSVALSVLVLPYIIRTTQAALEGIPLEGRLTGLALGASRYQNIVLVLIPKSLSGIMSGIILAIGRCAEDTAVIMLTGAVASAGLPKSLFSQYEALPFYIYYISSQYADPQELMKGYGAAIVLLLLCTGLFSVAFAIRKGLNYFAFYRP; this comes from the coding sequence ATGAAATTGCGGGGCTTCGAAAGTCTTGTGATCATTTTTTCCTGGATGGCGGGGCTGACTCTGTTAGCCTCTGTTGCCCTGTTTCTCGGGTACCTGTTCGCCAAAGGATTTCATTCCGTCGATCTCTCCCTGATCTTCGGCGAAACTTCACCTCTGCGGGCGATCCTTTTGCGGGAAAGGGTGTTCGATGGTATTTTTCCGGCCATTGCCGGAACCCTGGCCCTGGTCATCCTCTCCGTTATCTGGGCCATACCGGTCGGCATCGCGGCAGGCATCTATCTTGCCGAGTATGCCGGAGCTCGGGCGAAAAAGGTGCTCGATGCCTTCTTTGATGTTTTGTCCGGAATCCCGTCCATAGTGGTCGGCCTGTTCGGGTTTGCCTTCGCGGTTTTTCTGCACCGGCATTTTTCGGACCGGTTCGGTCCCTGCCTGCTCATATCCAGCGTGGCCCTTTCCGTTCTTGTCCTGCCTTACATCATCCGCACCACCCAGGCCGCTCTTGAGGGAATTCCTCTCGAAGGGCGTCTGACCGGTCTCGCACTGGGAGCCAGCAGATACCAGAATATCGTCCTGGTTCTGATACCGAAGTCCCTTTCAGGAATCATGAGCGGGATCATCCTGGCCATCGGCCGTTGCGCCGAGGATACGGCGGTCATCATGCTGACCGGGGCGGTGGCATCCGCCGGATTGCCGAAATCGCTTTTTTCCCAATATGAAGCGCTGCCGTTCTATATCTATTACATCTCCTCCCAATATGCCGATCCCCAGGAACTGATGAAGGGGTATGGCGCGGCAATCGTTCTTCTGCTCCTGTGCACCGGCCTTTTTTCGGTGGCGTTCGCCATCCGGAAAGGGTTGAACTATTTCGCATTCTACCGACCGTGA
- the pstC gene encoding phosphate ABC transporter permease subunit PstC, whose product MFAERIFFLSAITGSLLTVAILVFMVFMGLPLIKGGGFFQLLAKPWAPYQGSFGIYPMIVGTGAISLLGLIFALPLSLGCSFLIGSIAPKTVSRGFRRLIELMTGMPTVIYGFVSIFLLVPIVRELFQGGSGLCILTASLVLGLMISPTMTLFFCDSFDRIPRSYLDAADALGATPVQKLLYVVLPTAKKGMLNGFILAMGRAVGDTLIALMLAGNAIRVPESVLEPARTLTAHIALVIAADYESFEFRSIFTCGLVLYLFTMGLTLIARCLGQREGRKG is encoded by the coding sequence ATGTTCGCGGAGAGGATTTTTTTCCTCTCCGCGATTACAGGTTCTTTGCTGACGGTCGCCATCCTGGTTTTCATGGTGTTCATGGGCCTTCCCCTGATAAAGGGCGGAGGCTTTTTTCAGTTGCTGGCCAAACCTTGGGCGCCGTATCAGGGATCCTTCGGAATCTATCCGATGATCGTCGGCACCGGCGCCATCTCCCTGCTCGGCCTGATCTTCGCCTTGCCCTTGAGTCTTGGCTGCTCCTTTCTGATCGGATCGATTGCGCCGAAAACCGTAAGCAGGGGGTTTCGCCGCCTGATCGAATTGATGACGGGAATGCCGACCGTCATCTACGGTTTCGTGAGCATTTTTCTGCTCGTTCCGATTGTCCGTGAACTTTTCCAAGGCGGATCCGGGTTGTGCATTCTGACGGCCTCTCTGGTGCTCGGCTTGATGATCTCCCCCACCATGACCCTGTTTTTCTGCGACAGCTTTGACCGTATTCCCCGGTCCTACCTCGATGCGGCCGATGCCCTCGGTGCGACCCCCGTGCAGAAACTGCTCTACGTCGTCCTTCCGACCGCCAAAAAAGGGATGTTGAACGGGTTCATCCTGGCCATGGGGCGGGCCGTGGGCGATACCCTGATCGCGCTGATGCTGGCCGGCAACGCCATCCGGGTTCCGGAATCGGTCCTGGAGCCGGCCAGAACCCTGACCGCCCATATCGCTCTGGTGATTGCCGCCGATTACGAAAGCTTCGAGTTCAGATCGATTTTTACCTGCGGACTGGTGCTTTACCTGTTCACCATGGGCCTGACTCTCATCGCTCGCTGTCTCGGACAGAGGGAAGGGAGGAAAGGATGA
- a CDS encoding phosphate ABC transporter substrate-binding protein, giving the protein MKTFLVQMVSAAALLLAIGSPAFSDSLAPFMKEKGEVKISGGTAHIPVMKEAAQQIMALNPEIQISIAGGGSGVGIKQVGEGLVDIGNSGRKPTEEEISRYQLKLYQWAIDGVAPVVNPENKVKGLTKSQMIDIFSGKIDNWKTLGGADRKIDVYTRDEASGTREVFWKKGLDSGTITPGAHVVVSNGAMKSAVAQDPYGIGYVSVGHIDETVAPVALDGVVPTIETVQDGSYKIARGLYSNTKGEQEGLAKKFIDFLYTEEGKKIIKKHGFIPTK; this is encoded by the coding sequence ATGAAAACATTTCTGGTCCAGATGGTATCGGCTGCCGCTCTACTGCTTGCCATCGGTTCCCCGGCATTTTCCGACAGCCTCGCCCCCTTTATGAAGGAAAAAGGGGAAGTGAAAATTTCCGGAGGAACGGCGCACATTCCGGTCATGAAAGAGGCCGCCCAGCAGATCATGGCCCTCAATCCGGAAATTCAGATCAGCATCGCCGGGGGCGGTTCGGGGGTCGGCATCAAGCAGGTTGGCGAGGGCCTGGTCGATATCGGCAACAGCGGCCGGAAGCCGACCGAAGAAGAAATCAGCCGCTATCAGCTCAAGTTGTATCAGTGGGCCATTGACGGGGTCGCTCCGGTGGTGAATCCTGAGAACAAGGTTAAGGGCCTGACCAAAAGCCAGATGATCGACATCTTTTCGGGCAAGATAGACAACTGGAAGACTCTCGGCGGAGCGGACCGGAAAATCGATGTCTATACCCGCGACGAGGCCAGTGGAACCCGCGAGGTTTTCTGGAAAAAGGGTTTGGATAGCGGAACGATTACCCCCGGCGCTCATGTAGTGGTTTCCAATGGCGCGATGAAATCGGCTGTTGCCCAGGACCCCTACGGCATCGGCTACGTGTCCGTGGGACATATCGATGAGACCGTGGCCCCGGTCGCCCTGGATGGCGTGGTGCCGACCATCGAAACCGTGCAGGATGGTTCCTACAAGATCGCCCGCGGCCTCTACAGCAACACCAAGGGCGAGCAGGAGGGTCTTGCCAAAAAATTCATCGATTTCCTGTATACGGAAGAGGGCAAGAAAATCATTAAAAAGCACGGATTTATCCCGACAAAATGA
- the selD gene encoding selenide, water dikinase SelD, whose protein sequence is MSRETIKLTQMVKAAGUAAKLGPEGLEQALSGLFGESDPNLLVGPETSDDAGVYRIGDEFALVETTDIITPLVDDPFLFGAIAATNALSDVFAMGGRPVTAMNLVFFPPCSVPAETLRAILAGGAAKIREAGACLVGGHSVEDDEIKYGLAVTGLIHPERVVRNSTARAGDNLILTKPIGTGIISTGIKVEMVDDAVVSEACRWMSTLNNIAARLMLECGASACTDVTGFGLIGHASEMARGAGVTAVLELEAVPVLPGVAELINCGLIPGGCYRNRDFYSRFLLDSRSSRITTSADDLLPLFDPQTSGGLLVALSDESAEIFLRLAKEHECFAEKIGEIEPDRGHAVVIC, encoded by the coding sequence ATGAGCAGGGAGACCATCAAACTGACCCAGATGGTGAAAGCGGCCGGTTGAGCGGCCAAGCTGGGCCCGGAGGGTCTGGAACAAGCTTTGTCGGGATTGTTCGGGGAATCGGACCCGAATCTGCTCGTGGGTCCCGAAACCTCGGATGACGCAGGCGTCTACCGCATCGGGGACGAGTTTGCCCTGGTGGAAACCACCGACATCATCACCCCGCTGGTGGACGACCCGTTTCTGTTCGGAGCCATTGCGGCGACCAATGCCCTCTCCGACGTCTTTGCCATGGGGGGACGTCCCGTGACCGCAATGAACCTGGTCTTCTTCCCTCCCTGCAGTGTTCCTGCCGAAACGTTGCGAGCCATTCTGGCGGGAGGCGCCGCTAAAATACGGGAAGCCGGGGCGTGCCTGGTCGGCGGACATAGCGTCGAGGATGACGAGATCAAATACGGTCTCGCGGTGACCGGCCTCATCCATCCGGAACGGGTGGTACGGAATTCCACCGCCCGTGCGGGGGACAATCTGATTCTCACCAAACCGATCGGAACCGGTATTATTTCCACCGGTATCAAGGTGGAGATGGTGGACGACGCCGTAGTGTCGGAGGCATGCCGGTGGATGAGCACCCTCAACAACATTGCTGCGCGCCTCATGTTGGAGTGCGGTGCGAGCGCCTGTACCGACGTCACCGGTTTCGGCCTCATCGGTCACGCTTCGGAGATGGCCCGGGGAGCGGGGGTCACCGCTGTCCTGGAGCTCGAAGCGGTGCCGGTCCTGCCGGGCGTAGCCGAGCTTATCAACTGCGGCCTGATTCCGGGCGGCTGCTACCGCAATCGCGACTTCTATTCGCGGTTTCTGCTGGACAGCCGTTCCTCCCGCATCACGACGTCGGCCGACGACCTGCTCCCCCTGTTCGATCCGCAGACTTCCGGGGGGCTTCTTGTCGCCCTTTCTGATGAATCGGCTGAAATTTTCCTGCGTCTTGCCAAGGAGCACGAGTGCTTTGCGGAAAAGATCGGCGAGATCGAACCGGATCGCGGACACGCTGTTGTCATTTGCTGA
- a CDS encoding NAD(P)H-hydrate dehydratase, whose amino-acid sequence MLCIAGTVPAEDFPLVEGDIVFQGDRLHIGTLSIDVNRGTPALLAAAAKMAQALGRPLPFAWLVGDTGKGKGSHCLYRHMTERLPGMSFQTITFHYLQPIVHRHKPLLAAVMKLDPRPRLIADAGFMYMAKMSGEASAYDLFTPDVGELAFLADEEAPHPFYTRGFILHEDNRVPDLIARAYQHGNAARYLLVKGAQDCLADEGGVLATVDHPVEEALEAIGGTGDTLTGIVSVLMDAGMSIREAAVAAMRINRLAGSYARPTPATQILDIVGHIPRACREVLGEQSDAGYLQEFTG is encoded by the coding sequence ATGCTCTGCATAGCGGGTACCGTCCCTGCCGAGGATTTCCCCCTTGTGGAAGGGGACATTGTGTTCCAAGGAGACCGGCTTCACATAGGGACATTGTCCATTGACGTGAACCGGGGGACTCCCGCTTTGCTTGCCGCCGCGGCAAAAATGGCGCAAGCCCTGGGACGGCCGCTGCCCTTTGCCTGGCTGGTGGGTGATACGGGAAAAGGGAAGGGAAGCCATTGTCTCTACAGGCACATGACCGAACGGTTGCCCGGCATGTCCTTCCAAACCATCACATTTCATTATCTGCAGCCCATCGTCCATCGCCATAAGCCATTGCTGGCAGCGGTCATGAAACTGGACCCGCGGCCGCGGCTCATTGCCGATGCCGGATTCATGTATATGGCGAAAATGAGCGGCGAGGCCTCGGCCTATGACCTCTTTACCCCCGACGTGGGGGAGTTGGCATTTCTGGCCGATGAAGAGGCGCCGCATCCTTTTTATACCAGGGGATTCATCCTGCACGAGGACAACCGCGTTCCCGATCTCATTGCCCGCGCATACCAGCACGGGAACGCCGCCCGTTACCTTTTGGTCAAGGGAGCACAGGACTGTCTGGCGGATGAGGGCGGGGTACTGGCGACAGTCGATCATCCCGTGGAGGAAGCGCTGGAGGCGATTGGCGGAACGGGGGACACTCTGACGGGCATCGTTTCCGTTCTCATGGACGCTGGTATGTCCATCCGGGAGGCGGCCGTTGCAGCGATGCGCATCAACCGGCTCGCCGGAAGCTATGCCAGGCCCACACCGGCTACCCAGATTTTGGATATTGTCGGGCACATCCCCCGGGCCTGCCGGGAGGTTCTGGGAGAGCAGTCTGACGCCGGCTATCTTCAGGAGTTTACTGGATGA
- a CDS encoding DUF3343 domain-containing protein: MGVFGFFQGKKRKDDSPGPDDRCDRGFLLFENTSEVIHAENVLKKGGWTVRVMGPPPEVRQGCDLVIEFPLIEQLDILRTLAAEKIPPLKVVPVTGPLLQPVDIFQVKDFGRYLMVRAANMKLTIDKETSVFVNVSGGGCPDVPYLAASMVGRTLAEAPSPREVGHTLCGYALQLAYEEVKRRCSA, from the coding sequence TTGGGCGTTTTCGGTTTTTTTCAAGGCAAGAAGCGAAAGGATGACTCCCCCGGCCCTGATGACCGGTGCGACCGGGGGTTTCTTCTGTTCGAAAATACCAGCGAAGTCATCCATGCCGAAAACGTCCTGAAAAAGGGAGGCTGGACGGTTCGGGTCATGGGGCCGCCGCCGGAAGTCCGCCAGGGGTGTGACCTGGTTATCGAGTTCCCCCTGATAGAACAGCTGGATATTCTGCGAACGCTGGCAGCAGAAAAGATTCCGCCCCTGAAGGTGGTTCCCGTGACCGGCCCGCTTCTTCAGCCGGTCGACATTTTTCAGGTCAAGGATTTCGGCAGATACCTAATGGTCCGGGCAGCAAACATGAAGCTGACCATCGACAAGGAAACAAGTGTCTTCGTCAACGTATCGGGCGGTGGCTGTCCCGATGTGCCCTACCTGGCCGCGTCCATGGTCGGGCGGACCCTTGCCGAGGCACCGAGTCCACGGGAAGTCGGGCATACGCTCTGCGGCTACGCGCTGCAGCTTGCCTACGAGGAGGTAAAGCGCCGATGCTCTGCATAG